In Streptomyces canus, one DNA window encodes the following:
- a CDS encoding ABC transporter substrate-binding protein has product MRKTARYTSLAAAGLLALSSLTACANDAAGTASADAGSKGDGKGTKVKIMVGGLDKVIYLPAMLTQRLGYFDSEGLDVELLSEPAGVQAETALVSGQVQGAVGFYDHTLDLQVKGKDVESVVQFSHAPGEVEIVSNKAAGDITSAKDFKGKKLGVTGLGSSTDFLTKYLAVKNGVKVSEFTPVAVGAGPTFISALQQGSIDGGMTTDPTVATILDKKAGKILLDMRTPQGSAEALGGPYPSSSLYMQTDWVNGHKETVQKLANAFVKTLKWMSTHSATQIADKMPADYSQGNKLLYAVAIKNTLPMFTNDGVMPENGPETVEKVLKAFNPTIQNADVDLDKTYTTEFVEKAAQNAG; this is encoded by the coding sequence ATGCGCAAGACCGCCAGATACACCTCCCTGGCCGCCGCCGGCCTGCTCGCCCTCTCCTCCCTCACCGCCTGTGCCAACGACGCGGCCGGCACGGCGTCCGCCGACGCCGGCAGCAAGGGCGACGGCAAGGGGACCAAGGTCAAGATCATGGTCGGTGGCCTCGACAAGGTCATCTACCTGCCCGCGATGCTCACCCAGCGGCTCGGCTACTTCGACTCCGAGGGACTCGACGTGGAGCTGCTGAGCGAGCCCGCCGGCGTCCAGGCCGAGACCGCGCTCGTCTCCGGCCAGGTCCAGGGCGCCGTCGGCTTCTACGACCACACGCTTGACCTGCAGGTCAAGGGCAAGGACGTGGAGTCGGTCGTGCAGTTCTCACACGCGCCCGGTGAGGTGGAGATCGTCTCCAACAAGGCGGCGGGCGACATCACCTCGGCCAAGGACTTCAAGGGCAAGAAGCTCGGTGTCACGGGCCTCGGCTCCTCGACCGACTTCCTCACCAAGTACCTCGCCGTCAAGAACGGCGTGAAGGTCAGCGAGTTCACGCCGGTCGCCGTCGGCGCGGGGCCGACCTTCATCTCGGCGCTCCAGCAGGGCTCGATCGACGGAGGCATGACGACCGACCCGACCGTCGCGACGATCCTGGACAAGAAGGCCGGAAAGATCCTTCTGGACATGCGCACGCCCCAGGGCTCGGCCGAGGCACTCGGCGGACCGTATCCGTCGTCAAGCCTGTACATGCAGACGGACTGGGTCAACGGTCACAAGGAAACCGTCCAGAAGTTGGCCAATGCATTCGTCAAGACGCTCAAGTGGATGTCCACGCACAGCGCGACCCAGATCGCCGACAAGATGCCCGCCGACTACTCGCAGGGCAACAAACTGCTGTACGCGGTGGCCATCAAGAACACGCTGCCGATGTTCACCAATGACGGGGTGATGCCCGAGAACGGTCCCGAGACCGTCGAGAAGGTCCTCAAGGCGTTCAACCCCACCATCCAGAACGCCGACGTCGACCTCGACAAGACGTACACGACGGAGTTCGTCGAGAAGGCCGCGCAGAACGCCGGCTGA
- a CDS encoding ABC transporter permease, translated as MSPDVMPETQAAPALTDPGGKTDRAHSRARAVRRRRIVVSASRVLLLVAVLGLWEVLSRAEVIDPFNFSMPSKIWDQIWTWVTHGTALGSLGEQIWYTLYEALLGWVVGVVAGVVFGIALGRITLLADVLGPYIKVLNSIPRIVLAPIFVIWFGLGPASKVASAVVLVFFPVFFNAFQGAREVDRNLVANARILGASDRRVTLQVVIPSATSWIFTSLHVSFGFALIGAIVGEYIGATKGIGLLVAQSQGTFNAAGVYAAMVILAVVALLAEGLLTFAERRIFRWKPASSDS; from the coding sequence ATGTCGCCTGACGTCATGCCCGAGACCCAGGCCGCACCGGCCCTGACCGACCCCGGCGGCAAGACCGACCGCGCACACTCACGCGCGCGTGCCGTCCGCAGACGCCGGATCGTTGTCAGCGCTTCCCGTGTGCTGCTCCTGGTGGCCGTCCTCGGTCTGTGGGAAGTGCTCTCGCGGGCCGAGGTCATCGATCCCTTCAACTTCTCCATGCCCTCGAAGATCTGGGACCAGATCTGGACCTGGGTGACGCATGGGACCGCACTCGGTTCGTTGGGCGAACAGATCTGGTACACGCTGTACGAGGCGCTGCTGGGCTGGGTCGTCGGCGTGGTGGCCGGTGTGGTCTTCGGTATTGCGTTGGGGCGAATCACCTTGCTCGCCGACGTGCTTGGTCCATACATCAAGGTGCTCAACTCGATACCGAGGATTGTCCTTGCACCCATCTTCGTGATCTGGTTCGGACTCGGACCGGCCTCCAAGGTGGCCTCGGCCGTCGTCCTGGTCTTCTTCCCGGTCTTCTTCAACGCCTTCCAGGGTGCCCGCGAGGTCGACCGCAACCTGGTCGCCAACGCCCGCATCCTCGGCGCGAGCGACCGCAGAGTGACGCTTCAGGTCGTCATCCCGTCCGCGACCTCGTGGATCTTCACCAGCCTGCACGTCAGCTTCGGCTTCGCCCTCATCGGCGCGATCGTCGGCGAATACATCGGCGCGACCAAGGGCATCGGCCTGCTCGTCGCGCAGTCCCAGGGCACCTTCAACGCGGCCGGTGTGTACGCCGCGATGGTCATCCTCGCCGTCGTCGCGCTTCTCGCCGAAGGTCTGCTCACCTTCGCCGAGCGCCGCATCTTCCGCTGGAAGCCGGCGAGTTCCGACAGCTGA
- a CDS encoding ABC transporter ATP-binding protein produces MSADTSPAIELRGASKTFRTPSGGLHTAVRGLDLTVGRGEFVAVVGPTGCGKSTTLTLVSGLEEPSEGEVLVVGEPVRGVGDKVGFVFQQDATFPWRTVLSNVMAGPRFRGVPKAEARQKAREWLARVGLAAFEDRYPHQLSGGMRKRVALAATFVNDPEILLMDEPFSALDVQTRALMSDELLELWEGTGASVVFVTHDLEESIALADKVVVMTAGPATVKQVFDIDLPRPRKVESVRLEPRFIEIYREIWESLGEEVRITRERSAAHVA; encoded by the coding sequence ATGAGCGCAGACACCAGCCCCGCCATCGAGTTGCGGGGCGCGAGCAAGACATTCCGGACCCCGTCGGGGGGTCTGCACACAGCCGTCAGGGGACTTGACCTCACCGTGGGGCGGGGGGAGTTCGTGGCGGTCGTGGGGCCGACGGGCTGCGGCAAGTCGACCACGTTGACCCTGGTCAGCGGGTTGGAAGAACCCTCCGAGGGGGAGGTCCTGGTCGTCGGGGAGCCGGTTCGCGGAGTCGGAGACAAGGTCGGTTTCGTCTTCCAGCAGGACGCCACCTTCCCCTGGCGCACCGTCCTGTCCAACGTCATGGCCGGCCCTCGCTTCCGCGGTGTGCCCAAGGCGGAGGCCAGGCAGAAGGCGCGGGAATGGCTGGCCCGGGTCGGGCTCGCGGCCTTCGAGGACCGCTACCCCCATCAGCTCTCCGGCGGCATGCGCAAGCGGGTCGCGCTCGCCGCCACCTTCGTCAACGATCCCGAGATCCTGCTGATGGACGAGCCGTTCTCCGCGCTCGACGTGCAGACCCGGGCCCTGATGTCCGACGAACTCCTCGAACTGTGGGAGGGCACGGGCGCCTCCGTCGTCTTCGTCACCCATGACCTGGAGGAGTCCATCGCGCTGGCCGACAAGGTCGTTGTGATGACCGCCGGACCCGCCACCGTCAAGCAGGTCTTCGACATCGACCTCCCGCGGCCGCGCAAGGTCGAGTCGGTACGACTGGAGCCGCGGTTCATCGAGATCTACCGCGAGATCTGGGAGTCCCTCGGCGAAGAGGTCCGCATCACTCGCGAGAGGAGCGCCGCCCATGTCGCCTGA
- a CDS encoding response regulator, which produces MIDVLVVDDDFRVAEINAKYVGKVPGFRVAARAHSAAQALASVQRGTIDLILLDHYLPDQTGLKLVHRMREQGHGTDVIMITAAGDVTTVQAAMRLGALHYLVKPFTFAALRTRLDSYAALRRTVDRVGGRGIAGQEQVDRIFSALRTTPAPPSPGLPSGHSEPTTDLICRVLHHADHPLSAHEVAAETGLSRSTAQRYLRHLEQAGRLRLTLRYGDTGRPEHRYAWVAP; this is translated from the coding sequence ATGATTGACGTCCTGGTCGTGGACGACGACTTCCGTGTCGCCGAGATCAACGCCAAGTACGTGGGAAAGGTGCCCGGCTTCCGGGTGGCCGCTCGCGCCCACAGTGCTGCCCAGGCACTGGCCAGCGTGCAGCGCGGGACCATCGATCTGATCCTGCTCGACCACTACCTGCCCGACCAGACGGGCCTCAAGCTCGTCCATCGGATGCGGGAACAGGGCCACGGCACCGACGTCATCATGATCACGGCAGCCGGGGACGTGACGACCGTCCAGGCCGCGATGCGCCTGGGCGCCCTCCACTACCTGGTCAAACCTTTCACCTTCGCGGCCCTGCGCACCCGGCTGGACTCCTACGCCGCGCTGCGCCGCACCGTCGACCGGGTCGGCGGCCGCGGCATCGCCGGTCAGGAACAGGTCGACAGGATCTTCAGCGCCCTGCGCACCACCCCGGCTCCGCCGTCCCCCGGCCTGCCCAGCGGCCACTCGGAGCCGACGACGGACCTCATCTGCCGCGTCCTGCATCACGCCGACCACCCCCTGTCGGCCCACGAGGTCGCCGCCGAGACGGGCCTGAGCCGCTCCACCGCCCAGCGCTACCTCCGCCATCTCGAACAGGCCGGCCGCCTCCGCCTGACCCTCAGATACGGCGACACGGGGCGGCCGGAGCACCGCTACGCGTGGGTGGCGCCGTAG